In the Malaya genurostris strain Urasoe2022 chromosome 1, Malgen_1.1, whole genome shotgun sequence genome, one interval contains:
- the LOC131426197 gene encoding prolyl 4-hydroxylase subunit alpha-1-like: MISNQIQITLAVLSILLLAAMLRSTRAELFTALADMEELMETEAVLITNLEKYIRVQEEKLDQLKLRSAEYQREHAEAAKDISTYLSNPVNAFLLTKRLTTDWREVESLMSYDVGADFLENVTNYRDVLKFPSDEDLNGAAVALMRLQDTYNLDTASVARGELNGVQYSTEMSAGDCFELGRQTYLNGDYYHTMLWMREAMDRLSQEVNRTTTKADVLEYLAFSTFKQGNMQTALLMTNELLELVPNHERAVGNKAYYEKELQKEASQKALRGDDGSEDVPVDTTIQFRTDSGPNVYDSSERKLYEQLCRGEANRSVADTSRLTCRYVTNKSAFLRIAPLKLEEAHLKPYIVIYHDVMSDKEIDVMKRLAKPRFRRATVQNYKTGELEVANYRISKSAWLKDEEHPYVKTIGQRVEDMTDLAMSTAEELQVVNYGIGGHYEPHFDFARREEKNAFKSLGTGNRIATVLFYMSDVAQGGATVFPSIRVALWPKKGTAAFWYNLHASGNGDYATRHAACPVLTGTKWVSNKWIHERGQEFRRPCELRPDHPEEF; the protein is encoded by the exons ATGATTTCCAACCAAATTCAAATCACGCTGGCAGTGCTGTCAATCCTGCTGCTGGCTGCCATGCTGCGTTCCACACGAGCAGAGCTGTTCACAGCCTTGGCCGACATGGAAGAACTGATGGAGACCGAGGCAGTACTGATAACCAACCTCGAAAAGTACATCCGAGTGCAGGAGGAGAAACTGGATCAGTTAAAACT GAGGAGTGCCGAATATCAGCGGGAGCACGCGGAAGCCGCCAAAGACATCAGCACCTACCTGTCCAATCCGGTCAATGCGTTTCTGCTGACGAAGCGATTGACAACGGATTGGCGCGAGGTGGAAAGTCTGATGTCGTACGATGTCGGGGCGGATTTTCTGGAGAACGTTACGAACTACCGGGACGTGTTGAAGTTCCCGTCGGACGAGGATCTGAACGGGGCGGCGGTGGCGTTGATGCGCCTACAGGACACCTACAATTTGGACACGGCTTCCGTTGCCCGCGGTGAACTGAACGGTGTCCAGTACAGTACGGAAATGTCCGCTGGCGATTGTTTCGAGCTGGGCCGGCAGACTTACCTGAACGGAGACTACTACCACACGATGCTGTGGATGCGCGAAGCGATGGACCGGCTCTCGCAGGAGGTTAACCGAACGACAACGAAGGCGGATGTACTGGAGTATCTGGCATTTTCCACGTTTAAACAAG GTAACATGCAAACCGCTTTGCTGATGACCAACGAGCTGCTGGAGCTGGTGCCGAATCACGAGCGAGCCGTCGGTAACAAAGCTTACTACGAGAAGGAACTGCAGAAGGAAGCCTCTCAGAAAGCACTGCGAGGAGATGACGGCAGCGAAGACGTACCGGTCGACACAACCATC caattccgcACCGATAGTGGTCCCAACGTGTACGACAGTTCCGAGCGGAAACTCTACGAACAGCTATGCCGGGGTGAGGCCAACCGTTCGGTGGCGGATACCTCCAGGCTCACGTGTCGGTACGTAACAAACAAATCGGCCTTCCTGCGGATTGCCCCGCTCAAGCTGGAGGAAGCTCATCTCAAGCCGTACATCGTCATCTATCACGACGTGATGTCCGATAAGGAAATCGATGTAATGAAGCGGCTGGCTAAACCACGGTTCCGCCGAGCCACGGTACAGAATTACAAAACCGGAGAATTGGAGGTGGCCAACTACCGAATTAGCAAATCCGCTTGGCTCAAGGACGAAGAACATCCGTACGTGAAAACGATTGGACAGCGGGTTGAAGACATGACCGATCTGGCGATGTCAACGGCAGAGGAACTTCAGGTTGTCAACTATGGAATCGGTGGTCACTACGAACCCCATTTCGACTTTGCCCGTCGGGAGGAGAAAAACGCTTTCAAAAGTCTCGGAACGGGGAACCGCATCGCGACGGTGTTGTTCTAT ATGAGTGACGTAGCCCAGGGTGGAGCAACGGTGTTCCCCAGCATTCGGGTAGCTCTGTGGCCGAAGAAGGGAACGGCCGCCTTCTGGTACAATCTGCATGCATCGGGCAATGGTGATTATGCGACACGCCACGCGGCCTGTCCGGTTCTCACCGGTACCAAATGGG tGTCCAACAAGTGGATCCACGAACGTGGTCAGGAATTTCGGCGACCCTGCGAACTTCGGCCCGATCATCCGGAAGAGTTCTGA